A section of the Phaseolus vulgaris cultivar G19833 chromosome 8, P. vulgaris v2.0, whole genome shotgun sequence genome encodes:
- the LOC137826881 gene encoding uncharacterized protein, with amino-acid sequence MATMERRKTMTMNWDGLGDDDDDEHFFESYNRLSTAVPRHLIDDDDEELNDFEESRLSFTSTMSSMQSINPRMSNFTANFTGKPNYDIWMAAPGSITERRRQLLGSMGLDENKELLKATSAAIGRAITKKFENNHDYNNPTVVNNNNYAVKSTIRVQKQKTTRQKTAKHRPCPSQPVFVLVRSRSENDIDIFSMERSRKHDFIGKVSKQRLTRTATEITRRRHVGADKTRLILKDGGGNANTGNRQVVTQAGMSGVGAFFLIKNLDTGKEFIVKEYGEDGTWNRLSDLQTGKQLTMEEFERTVGHSAVVTEAMRRANVVRSNKKLSSSISKSLRLSKRRGASLLKNIKGVASGFVGEREREAPSPASAVVEAKEKNEWVRVRQTGKSQKELSALHLCQEFQAHEGCVWTLKFSLDGRYLASAGEDKVIHVWEVQECEVMSMKPEEGNLTPIHPSLLSSAERSETPPLSADKKKKGKNGSKRGDSIPDYVQVPETVFTLSERPYCSFTGHLDEVLDLSWSKSQVLLSSSMDKTVRLWDLETKSCLKFFAHNDYVTCVQFNPVDEDYFISGSLDAKIRMWNIPARLVVDWTDIHEMVTAVSYTPDGQGVLVGTQKGNCRSYTIEDYKLTQSSTIELRNKKKNLLKKVTGFQFSPGDPSQVLITSGDCRTRVVEGTQVVQKFIGFRNMSSQISASFSPNGRYIISASEDSQVYVWKHEEMHYNGKGRNVIANQAHEHFPCKDVSVAIPWPCSVRGDPPPSLVAGQNPKKNSKRPQDDPAPSANGKKMLPPLPKKSSNQATESSLGSPENEPAAITRTESGVGDSVRNSKRLMSSTSKKINIQTMEGDYTPIEEELEAISGTDNGLGDSLASASPSGRYGGDSASISAATTPSNASCSSNYSSSDGSNGASSMLNQSAWGMVIVTAGFGGEIRCYQNFGLPRRMRQNTLFMGPT; translated from the exons ATGGCCACCATGGAGCGCCGTAAAACGATGACCATGAACTGGGACGGCCTCGGCGACGACGATGACGATGAGCACTTTTTTGAGTCCTACAACCGCCTCTCCACTGCCGTGCCCCGTCACTTGATCGACGACGACGACGAGGAGCTAAACGATTTCGAGGAAAGCCGTCTCTCCTTCACCTCCACCATGTCCTCCATGCAATCCATCAATCCCCGAATGTCAAACTTCACCGCCAACTTCACCGGAAAACCCAACTACGACATCTGGATGGCAGCACCGGGATCCATCACCGAACGCAGAAGACAGCTGCTTGGCAGCATGGGCCTCGATGAGAACAAGGAGCTTCTCAAAGCCACCAGTGCCGCCATCGGCCGTGCCATCACCAAAAAATTCGAAAACAACCACGACTACAACAATCCCACCGTCGTTAACAATAACAACTACGCCGTAAAATCAACAATTCGCGTCCAGAAACAGAAAACAACGAGACAAAAAACAGCAAAGCACAGACCATGTCCCTCTCAGCCCGTTTTCGTCCTTGTCCGGTCACGTTCGGAGAACGACATTGACATCTTCTCCATGGAGAGATCACGAAAACACGATTTCATCGGAAAGGTGTCAAAGCAGCGATTGACCAGAACCGCTACGGAGATTACTCGGCGGCGGCATGTTGGCGCCGACAAGACTCGCCTCATCCTGAAGGACGGGGGCGGCAATGCCAATACGGGGAATCGCCAGGTGGTGACGCAGGCAGGAATGTCAGGAGTAGGGGCATTTTTCTTGATAAAGAATCTGGACACGGGGAAGGAGTTTATCGTGAAAGAATACGGAGAAGACGGGACGTGGAATAGGCTAAGCGATTTGCAAACGGGTAAACAGTTGACGATGGAGGAGTTTGAGCGCACCGTGGGGCATTCGGCGGTGGTGACGGAAGCAATGCGGCGAGCGAACGTGGTGCGCAGCAATAAGAAGCTGTCGTCGAGCATTTCGAAGAGTTTGAGATTGAGCAAGAGGCGTGGGGCGTCGCTGCTGAAGAACATAAAGGGCGTAGCGAGCGGGTTCGTTGGGGAGCGTGAGCGAGAGGCTCCGTCTCCAGCTTCGGCTGTGGTGGAGGCAAAGGAGAAGAACGAGTGGGTGCGCGTGCGGCAGACCGGGAAGTCGCAGAAAGAGCTATCGGCGCTGCACTTGTGCCAGGAGTTTCAGGCGCACGAAGGCTGCGTGTGGACGTTAAAGTTCAGTTTGGATGGGAGGTATTTGGCGAGTGCCGGAGAGGACAAGGTCATACACGTGTGGGAGGTGCAGGAGTGTGAAGTCATGTCCATGAAGCCCGAGGAGGGAAACTTGACGCCGATTCATCCCTCGCTGCTTTCTTCCGCTGAGCGCTCGGAGACGCCGCCATTGTCGGCggataagaaaaagaaaggaaagaatgGAAGCAAGAGAGGGGACTCTATTCCGGACTACGTTCAGGTTCCGGAAACCGTCTTCACGCTCTCAGAGAGACCCTATTGTTCTTTCACTGGCCATTTGGATGAGGTCTTGGACTTGTCCTGGTCCAAATCTCAG GTACTTCTCTCGTCTTCCATGGATAAAACAGTGAGGTTGTGGGATTTGGAAACTAAGTCGTGCCTGAAATTCTTTGCACATAACGACTATG TAACCTGCGTGCAGTTCAACCCCGTGGACGAAGATTATTTCATTAGTGGATCTCTTGATGCCAAGATCAGAATGTGGAACATCCCTGCACGTCTCGTTGTGGATTGGACTGATATACATGAAATGGTCACTGCTGTTTCTTACACCCCTGATGGCCAG GGTGTTCTAGTTGGTACACAAAAAGGGAACTGTCGAAGTTACACCATAGAAG ATTACAAGTTAACTCAATCCAGCACAATCGAGCTTcgaaacaaaaagaaaaatctgCTGAAAAAGGTTACTGGTTTCCAG TTTTCCCCAGGTGACCCATCACAAGTGCTTATTACTTCAGGCGATTGTAGGACAAGAGTTGTGGAGGGCACACAAGTTGTCCAAAAGTTTATAG GTTTTCGAAATATGAGTAGCCAAATTTCAGCTTCTTTTAGTCCAAATGGAAGGTACATCATAAGTGCAAGTGAAGACTCACAAGTGTATGTTTGGAAGCATGAAGAGATGCATTATAATGGAAAAGGAAGGAATGTGATTGCAAACCAAGCTCATGAACATTTCCCATGTAAAGATGTTTCAGTAGCAATACCTTGGCCTTGCAGCGTTAGGGGTGATCCACCACCATCATTGGTGGCAGGGCAAAACCCCAAAAAGAACTCAAAACGTCCACAAGATGACCCTGCCCCTAGTGCAAACGGCAAGAAAATGTTGCCACCCCTCCCAAAGAAAAGTAGCAACCAAGCCACAGAAAGTAGCCTGGGCTCCCCAGAGAATGAGCCTGCAGCAATCACACGCACAGAATCTGGAGTTGGAGATTCAGTTAGGAACAGTAAGAGATTGATGTCATCCACTTCTAAGAAAATTAACATCCAAACAATGGAAGGTGACTACACTCCCATAGAAGAAGAACTTGAAGCAATTTCTGGGACAGACAATGGATTAGGTGATTCTCTTGCTTCAGCCTCCCCATCAGGTAGGTATGGTGGTGATTCAGCTTCTATATCTGCTGCAACTACTCCATCAAATGCATCTTGTTCTTCCAATTACTCATCAAGTGATGGTTCCAATGGTGCCTCATCCATGCTAAACCAATCAGCATGGGGAATGGTAATTGTGACAGCTGGGTTTGGAGGTGAAATTAGGTGTTATCAGAATTTTGGGCTACCTAGGAGGATGAGACAGAACACTCTCTTCATGGGACCTACATAA
- the LOC137827028 gene encoding uncharacterized protein, protein MSSPLTYPVVVDDKDLDDAALWAMIDSASASHSSSKIKALATAKFPTRQPPSPISYPCPPPSKFRKLLRDSGDSGEVVQDPWPYRPPRKAPRLCASEESSPLALIRSVQRTPPPKEFSSPDAQELSCYTEVSPRRFFVRNEAEEKENGVGNSLLGMFPSVSLFKEYQNTAMGILEKTDYTLISGNPFIKKSGWRKISCYFNISYEIRDKNIEFDENRNVQRAEFVIRALMQGGRFSDGWGSCDRREKRFQKPNHDVPSTAETRAKNKACQDLLGIGEYRPGATSQFH, encoded by the exons ATGTCCTCACCGCTAACGTACCCTGTGGTGGTCGACGACAAGGATCTCGACGACGCCGCACTTTGGGCCATGATCGACTCCGCCTCCGCCTCACACTCCTCCTCCAAGATAAAGGCCCTCGCCACCGCCAAGTTCCCAACGCGCCAGCCCCCTTCCCCGATCTCCTACCCCTGCCCGCCGCCGTCTAAGTTCCGGAAGCTCCTCCGCGACTCCGGCGACAGCGGCGAGGTGGTGCAAGACCCGTGGCCCTACCGCCCGCCGCGGAAGGCCCCGAGGTTGTGTGCCTCCGAAGAGAGCAGCCCGCTCGCGCTGATCAGGAGCGTGCAGAGGACGCCGCCGCCGAAGGAATTCTCGTCGCCGGATGCGCAGGAGCTGAGCTGCTACACGGAGGTCTCGCCGCGGCGGTTCTTCGTGAGGAACGAGGCGGAGGAGAAGGAGAACGGCGTCGGGAATAGCTTGCTTGGAATGTTTCCTTCGGTTTCGTTGTTTAAGGAGTACCAGAATACTGCTATGGGG ATTTTGGAGAAAACTGATTACACTTTGATTTCGGGGAATCCTTTCATTAAGAAGTCAG GTTGGAGAAAGATATCTTGTTACTTCAATATTTCTTATGAAATCAGGGACAAAAATATTGAGTTTGATGAGAATCGCAATGTTCAGCGTGCTGAGTTTGTGATTCGTGCGCTCATGCA GGGCGGCAGGTTCTCGGATGGATGGGGCTCTTGTGATCGACGTGAAAAAAGATTCCAGAAGCCAAATCATGATGTTCCAAGCACTGCAGAGACTAGAGCAAAAAACAAAGCTTGTCAA GACTTGCTAGGAATTGGAGAATACCGACCTGGTGCAACCAGTCAATTTCATTGA